A single Methanolobus sp. ZRKC5 DNA region contains:
- a CDS encoding PAS domain S-box protein — protein sequence MNLQKKDTILHGSIYILMVALMVLSSYFIFSLNITNFEEQERLIIIISLTLAFLILGATGFIAHLVVANKTTYARFRVLIDELGYIQKSGDLSSRIMIAGSDEVNWIADNVNNMLDSLQEKEGKYHSLFEQSNDAIMILDSNGSILEANEGTSKLLGYEQSMLSELDLTSLSPDGFSSNMAYIFQESLEKGSYQSEAKVKLYEGGIIHADISSSVIDREKGTVQVIIRDVTEKKLYEEMLLKAKNEAESANRAKSEFLANMSHELRTPLNSIIGFSDMLLLETFGGLNESRNAMSVTYQIVVNIY from the coding sequence ATGAATCTGCAAAAAAAAGACACTATTCTACATGGCAGTATCTATATCTTAATGGTAGCTTTGATGGTACTTTCAAGCTACTTTATCTTTTCATTGAATATTACTAATTTTGAAGAGCAAGAGAGGCTGATAATAATAATCAGTCTGACTTTGGCATTTTTAATTTTGGGTGCGACCGGTTTCATCGCTCATCTGGTCGTAGCAAATAAAACGACGTATGCAAGATTCAGAGTTCTCATAGATGAACTCGGGTATATACAAAAAAGTGGTGACTTATCTTCCAGAATAATGATTGCCGGAAGCGATGAGGTAAACTGGATTGCTGATAACGTAAATAACATGCTGGACTCCCTTCAGGAAAAAGAAGGAAAATACCATTCTCTTTTTGAACAATCCAATGATGCCATTATGATCCTAGACTCAAATGGCTCGATACTTGAAGCTAACGAAGGTACTTCCAAATTGCTTGGATATGAACAATCCATGTTATCTGAGCTGGATCTTACTTCCTTATCACCTGATGGTTTTTCTTCTAACATGGCTTATATTTTTCAGGAGAGCCTCGAAAAAGGTTCATATCAGTCAGAGGCTAAAGTTAAACTTTATGAAGGAGGTATAATTCATGCAGATATCAGTTCATCGGTAATTGATAGAGAAAAAGGTACAGTTCAGGTTATTATACGTGATGTAACTGAAAAAAAACTTTATGAAGAAATGTTGTTGAAGGCAAAGAACGAAGCTGAATCTGCCAATCGTGCAAAAAGTGAGTTCCTTGCCAATATGAGTCATGAACTGCGTACACCTCTTAACTCTATAATTGGTTTTTCAGACATGTTGCTTTTGGAAACATTTGGAGGACTGAACGAAAGCAGAAACGCCATGTCAGTAACGTATCAAATAGTGGTAAACATCTATTAA
- the metG gene encoding methionine--tRNA ligase produces the protein MSNIPSDKAVLVTCGLPYANGKAHVGHLRTYIPADIFVRSLKKNSQEATFVCGSDTHGTPIVVNAEGLGITPKELVKKYHVHFDEVFKKMGVRFDAFGTTDDDTNHNRTLEIVDRLIEKDYVYPKVIEIAYCPQCDRFLPDRYVAGTCPHCGEKARGDECDQGCGKHLEPGELKEPVCTICNGPAEYKEQEHFFFKLSEFKDFLLEHLENLGGTLNARNYAMGWIKQELTDWCITRNLEWGIRFPGHDDLVVYVWVDAPIGYMAFTEQWAEATGGDWEKYWKGDCPIIHFIGGDIIYHHCIFWPAMLKGADYSQPSAVVASGMLKIEDKTFSKSRGYVVWVEEDYLDHGFHPDLLRYYLVSYTSHTKEVNFSWKIFQDKINTELVGVFGNFLYRNLLFAFKNFGEIPEGDIDPEVMEKITSTIEEVTKVNADYEFKKAADTAMALASYGNSYFQSNEPWKLIKEDKDACGKVVKNCIQLAKALVLLFEPITPGSMEVAWKQIGMDSDIHTATYEEATVPVLSGTKLAKPEILFTKLEDDKIDEMEAISSKRVKAAMAKEAGIKEVEKMEFKDEIEYDDFAKLDIRVGKIVSAEKIKKSKKLLRLQVDIGDEEPRQVVAGLADYYEPEEMIGKTVNVLVNLKPVKLCGVESQGMLLAADAGENVSLLTTDKDMGPGSCIM, from the coding sequence ATGTCAAACATTCCTTCTGATAAAGCCGTGCTTGTAACATGCGGTCTTCCATATGCTAATGGCAAAGCGCATGTCGGGCACCTTAGAACATACATTCCTGCAGATATATTTGTGAGGTCACTGAAAAAGAACTCACAGGAAGCAACATTTGTCTGTGGTTCCGATACCCACGGTACTCCTATTGTGGTGAATGCCGAGGGACTTGGAATTACACCTAAGGAACTTGTAAAGAAATATCATGTCCACTTCGATGAAGTATTCAAGAAGATGGGTGTCAGGTTTGATGCTTTCGGAACAACCGATGATGACACAAATCACAACCGTACACTTGAGATAGTTGATAGACTAATCGAAAAGGATTACGTTTATCCTAAGGTCATAGAGATCGCATATTGTCCTCAATGTGACCGCTTCCTGCCTGACAGGTATGTTGCAGGTACATGTCCTCACTGTGGAGAAAAAGCACGTGGTGATGAATGTGATCAGGGATGTGGCAAACATCTGGAGCCAGGAGAGCTCAAAGAGCCTGTATGTACCATATGCAATGGTCCTGCTGAATATAAAGAGCAGGAACACTTCTTCTTCAAACTTTCCGAGTTTAAGGACTTCCTGCTGGAACATCTGGAAAACCTTGGTGGAACCCTTAACGCACGTAATTATGCCATGGGATGGATAAAACAGGAGCTTACAGATTGGTGTATTACAAGGAACCTCGAATGGGGTATCAGATTCCCCGGTCACGATGATCTCGTTGTTTATGTCTGGGTGGATGCACCTATTGGTTACATGGCTTTCACAGAGCAGTGGGCAGAAGCTACTGGCGGTGACTGGGAAAAATACTGGAAGGGCGATTGTCCGATAATCCACTTCATTGGCGGGGACATAATCTATCATCACTGTATCTTCTGGCCGGCAATGCTCAAAGGAGCTGACTACAGTCAGCCATCTGCAGTTGTTGCATCAGGCATGTTAAAAATTGAGGACAAGACCTTCTCAAAGAGCCGTGGTTATGTGGTCTGGGTTGAGGAAGATTACCTCGATCATGGTTTCCATCCGGACCTGCTCAGATATTATCTTGTAAGTTACACCTCCCATACAAAAGAGGTTAATTTCTCATGGAAGATATTCCAGGACAAGATCAACACAGAGCTTGTGGGAGTATTTGGTAATTTCCTGTACAGGAACCTGCTCTTTGCCTTCAAGAACTTCGGAGAGATTCCTGAGGGAGACATCGACCCTGAGGTTATGGAGAAAATAACTTCCACCATAGAAGAGGTTACAAAGGTAAATGCAGATTATGAGTTCAAGAAAGCTGCTGACACCGCAATGGCTCTTGCATCTTATGGTAATTCATACTTCCAGTCAAATGAACCCTGGAAGCTCATTAAGGAAGATAAGGACGCATGTGGCAAAGTTGTTAAGAACTGCATACAGTTGGCCAAGGCACTTGTGCTGCTGTTCGAGCCTATAACTCCCGGCAGCATGGAAGTTGCCTGGAAACAGATTGGTATGGATTCAGATATACACACAGCTACCTATGAAGAAGCAACTGTTCCTGTGCTAAGCGGCACTAAACTGGCAAAGCCTGAAATATTGTTCACCAAGCTTGAGGATGACAAGATTGATGAGATGGAAGCGATATCCTCAAAGCGCGTAAAGGCAGCAATGGCAAAGGAAGCAGGCATAAAGGAAGTAGAAAAAATGGAATTCAAAGACGAAATAGAATATGATGATTTTGCAAAGCTTGATATCAGGGTTGGAAAGATAGTTTCCGCTGAAAAGATCAAGAAATCAAAGAAACTCTTGCGCCTTCAGGTTGACATCGGTGATGAGGAACCAAGACAGGTTGTTGCAGGTCTTGCAGATTATTATGAGCCCGAAGAGATGATCGGTAAGACAGTTAACGTGCTTGTCAACCTCAAACCTGTGAAACTCTGCGGCGTAGAGTCACAGGGAATGCTCCTTGCAGCAGATGCAGGAGAAAATGTTTCCCTGCTGACAACAGACAAGGATATGGGACCTGGTTCCTGTATTATGTGA
- a CDS encoding Zn-ribbon domain-containing OB-fold protein, which translates to MSVPRFWRKQIARYNLVGTHCQKCDEYFYPPRNMCPACRREGEIEDFKFSGKGEVMTFTVIHTAAEGFENQTPYVLGIIKLEEGPSLTSQIVCDSKEAYIGMKVSPVFRKLGQDGEQGMIYYGTKFVPENARN; encoded by the coding sequence ATGTCAGTACCACGATTTTGGAGAAAACAGATAGCAAGGTACAATCTTGTAGGCACACACTGTCAGAAATGCGATGAATACTTCTATCCCCCTCGCAACATGTGTCCTGCATGCAGGCGTGAAGGTGAGATAGAGGATTTCAAATTCAGCGGAAAAGGTGAGGTTATGACATTCACTGTGATCCATACTGCTGCTGAAGGTTTTGAGAACCAGACACCTTATGTTCTTGGGATAATCAAACTGGAAGAAGGACCAAGCCTTACAAGCCAGATAGTATGCGATTCTAAAGAAGCATATATCGGCATGAAAGTAAGTCCTGTATTCAGGAAGCTGGGACAAGACGGTGAACAGGGTATGATCTACTACGGTACCAAATTTGTCCCTGAAAATGCTAGAAATTGA
- a CDS encoding thiolase domain-containing protein gives MRDVAIIGVKNTKFGEQWDRSFRDLVVEAGVGAVGDAGVVGEKIDSMFVGNMSGGQFVEQEHIGALIADYSGLAKDIHVPSTRVEAACASGGLALRQGIYAVASGMDDIVIAAGAEKMTDVPSAKASSALAAAADREWEGIMGATFPGLYAMIAKMHMHKYGTTSEQLASVAVKNHHNGQHNPIAQYKSQITIESVLKSIMVADPLHIFDCSPITDGASAVVLAPADIAHEFTDTPIYVKATAQASDTIALHDRRDITTLDAAVAAGKRAYQMAKMEPKNIDLAEVHDCFTIAEICAIEDLGFAKKGEGGIMTMNGETEIGAKIPINTSGGLKSCGHPVGATGVKQAIEIVQQLRGEAGKRQVDGAEVGMTHNVGGSGATAVVHIFSRDR, from the coding sequence ATGAGAGATGTAGCAATTATAGGTGTTAAGAACACAAAATTTGGTGAGCAGTGGGACCGCTCCTTCAGGGACCTCGTTGTAGAGGCGGGTGTAGGTGCTGTTGGTGATGCTGGTGTTGTCGGAGAGAAGATCGACTCAATGTTCGTCGGAAACATGAGTGGCGGACAATTTGTTGAGCAAGAACACATCGGAGCACTTATCGCTGATTATTCAGGTCTTGCAAAGGATATACATGTGCCTTCAACACGTGTTGAGGCCGCCTGCGCTTCAGGTGGACTTGCGCTGAGGCAGGGTATCTATGCTGTGGCTTCAGGAATGGATGATATTGTGATCGCTGCCGGAGCCGAGAAAATGACAGATGTGCCATCAGCAAAAGCATCATCAGCCCTTGCAGCAGCAGCTGACAGGGAATGGGAAGGTATCATGGGAGCAACTTTCCCTGGATTGTACGCAATGATAGCAAAGATGCACATGCACAAATATGGAACCACAAGCGAACAATTAGCATCAGTGGCTGTGAAGAACCACCACAATGGACAGCACAACCCTATAGCTCAGTACAAGAGCCAAATCACTATTGAATCGGTTCTGAAATCCATAATGGTAGCAGATCCGCTTCATATATTCGATTGCTCACCTATTACCGATGGTGCATCTGCTGTTGTACTTGCACCAGCAGATATAGCCCATGAATTTACCGATACACCAATCTATGTGAAAGCGACCGCACAGGCATCTGATACCATTGCACTGCATGACCGCAGGGACATAACAACTCTTGATGCGGCTGTAGCAGCCGGAAAAAGAGCATACCAGATGGCAAAGATGGAACCAAAGAACATTGATCTTGCAGAGGTTCACGATTGTTTCACAATTGCGGAGATATGCGCTATTGAAGACCTTGGTTTTGCAAAGAAAGGTGAGGGTGGAATAATGACCATGAATGGAGAGACGGAAATTGGTGCAAAGATACCAATTAACACTTCAGGCGGACTCAAATCCTGTGGACATCCTGTAGGAGCAACCGGTGTTAAACAGGCTATTGAGATTGTTCAGCAACTTCGCGGTGAAGCCGGAAAGCGTCAGGTTGACGGAGCTGAGGTTGGAATGACCCACAATGTGGGAGGTTCCGGAGCGACTGCTGTTGTACACATATTCTCAAGGGATCGGTGA
- a CDS encoding ATP-binding protein, whose product MLDNVFQAFTQLDSSHNRFYGGTGLGLFLVKKFVEMHGGRVWLESELGKGSNFYFELPISGE is encoded by the coding sequence ATCCTCGATAATGTATTCCAGGCTTTTACACAATTGGATTCCTCGCATAATCGCTTTTATGGAGGAACAGGTCTTGGACTTTTTCTGGTAAAGAAGTTCGTAGAAATGCATGGTGGCAGGGTCTGGCTGGAAAGCGAATTAGGAAAAGGTTCAAATTTCTATTTTGAACTTCCTATTAGTGGTGAATAA
- a CDS encoding IS66 family transposase, whose product MCIDREEILAVYEAGPEAVVELVTRLLGIIEHQSLQIAQLEERVRHLEEMLEKNSRNSSKPPSTDSYARNKPTVKSQRKKTNKHVGGQNGHPGTTLRINDDPDEVIVHPVNQCVNCGRSLASVPSDYERRQVFDIPPITINCIEHRCEIKTCPKCSHVNKALFPDGVTQPTQYGHRVKSFAVYLHTYQLLPYQRVTKLFSDILGCKISPATLVNTERSCFEKLGAFENTVKHLLKESPVINLDETGMRINAVRNWLHVAGTDKLTYYFAHRKRGSEAMDAMGILPGYTGVATHDFWKPYNKYECQHSLCNAHLLRELTGASENSDQQWTKIMSDLLICIKHHVDNDLLDTELIQRFSEDYDHITCLGVNENPPDPESNVRSKKRGRKKQTTVKNLLDRFIGHKEDILRFMYDQNVPFDNNQAEREIRMTKVQQKISGTFRSEQGAKNFCRIRGYVSTVNKNSESVIDAISAIFYGNSFVPKLQN is encoded by the coding sequence ATTTGTATAGACCGCGAAGAAATACTTGCAGTTTATGAAGCTGGTCCAGAAGCAGTAGTAGAACTTGTAACTCGATTACTTGGGATAATTGAACATCAATCTCTCCAAATTGCACAACTTGAAGAGCGTGTCAGGCATTTGGAAGAAATGCTTGAAAAGAATAGTCGCAACAGTAGCAAACCACCTTCTACTGATTCTTATGCACGGAATAAACCAACCGTTAAAAGTCAAAGAAAAAAGACCAATAAGCATGTAGGTGGTCAAAACGGTCATCCTGGTACTACATTAAGAATAAATGATGATCCGGATGAAGTTATTGTTCATCCTGTTAATCAATGCGTCAATTGTGGGAGATCGTTAGCTTCTGTTCCCTCTGACTATGAAAGAAGACAGGTCTTTGACATTCCTCCTATAACTATCAATTGCATTGAACATCGTTGCGAGATTAAAACATGTCCCAAATGTTCTCATGTAAACAAAGCTCTTTTTCCAGATGGTGTAACTCAGCCGACTCAATACGGTCATCGAGTTAAGTCATTTGCAGTTTATTTGCACACTTACCAATTACTTCCTTATCAGCGTGTTACCAAGTTGTTCTCTGATATTTTGGGATGCAAGATAAGTCCTGCTACTTTGGTGAACACGGAACGTAGTTGTTTTGAGAAGCTTGGAGCTTTTGAAAATACAGTGAAACATCTCCTGAAAGAATCTCCTGTCATCAATCTGGATGAAACAGGAATGAGAATAAATGCAGTTCGTAATTGGCTTCATGTGGCAGGTACAGACAAACTGACCTATTATTTTGCACATCGCAAAAGGGGCTCAGAAGCAATGGATGCTATGGGCATATTACCAGGTTACACTGGTGTTGCAACACATGATTTTTGGAAACCGTACAACAAATATGAATGTCAACATTCATTATGTAATGCACATTTATTACGAGAGTTAACTGGAGCTTCCGAAAACAGTGATCAACAGTGGACAAAGATAATGAGTGATCTCTTGATATGCATTAAACATCATGTTGATAATGATCTTTTAGATACTGAGCTAATTCAAAGGTTCAGTGAGGATTATGATCACATAACTTGTTTAGGAGTGAATGAAAATCCTCCTGATCCGGAATCAAATGTGCGGTCTAAAAAACGAGGACGTAAGAAGCAGACCACGGTAAAGAATTTGCTGGATAGGTTTATTGGCCATAAAGAGGATATCTTGCGATTTATGTACGACCAAAACGTTCCGTTTGATAACAATCAGGCTGAAAGAGAGATCAGAATGACGAAAGTACAGCAGAAGATATCAGGTACTTTCCGCAGTGAACAGGGTGCAAAAAATTTCTGCCGTATAAGAGGATACGTGTCTACTGTTAATAAGAATTCTGAATCTGTTATCGATGCAATTAGTGCAATATTTTATGGCAATTCATTTGTTCCAAAGTTGCAGAATTGA
- the cyaB gene encoding class IV adenylate cyclase has product MLEIEVKARANHQQVKELLAGMGANFIGVQHHCDTYFNAPHRDFANTDEALRIRSVDGRSVLTYKGKKLDTISKTREEIETDVDGGNARSILLALGFYESGVVKKTREILKYKDMTICLDNVEDLEEFIEVEITAESDIELHRKQIFSFLNELGIGEEDSIRTSYLEMVLGKKEGK; this is encoded by the coding sequence ATGCTAGAAATTGAAGTCAAAGCCCGTGCCAACCACCAGCAGGTAAAAGAATTGCTGGCAGGCATGGGTGCTAATTTTATAGGTGTCCAGCATCACTGCGACACCTACTTTAATGCCCCTCACAGGGATTTTGCAAACACCGATGAAGCATTGAGGATACGCTCCGTGGATGGCAGGTCTGTGTTGACCTATAAAGGTAAAAAACTGGACACGATATCCAAGACACGTGAGGAAATCGAAACCGATGTCGACGGTGGAAATGCCCGCAGTATTCTTCTGGCTCTCGGGTTCTATGAATCAGGGGTGGTCAAAAAGACAAGAGAAATATTAAAATATAAAGATATGACCATCTGCCTTGACAATGTAGAAGACCTGGAAGAATTTATTGAAGTCGAGATAACTGCTGAATCTGATATTGAGTTACATAGAAAACAGATATTCTCATTTTTGAATGAATTGGGTATTGGGGAAGAGGATTCCATCAGGACATCCTATCTTGAGATGGTGCTTGGAAAGAAAGAAGGCAAATGA
- a CDS encoding IS5 family transposase, whose protein sequence is MDSFTDFALNEEYKRLQSVGDKLAEIEYLVDWKPFRPILESMYINRTASGGRPEADVIVMFKMLVLQQWHGLSDAELEKQCIDRISFRKFLGFPEYVPDSTTVWSFRKRIIDNGKEKAVWDEMQNQLDALGLKIKKGMIQDATFIHSDPGHAKADVLRGKDAKTRRSKDGTWTKKNGKSHFGYKLHTIIDKDYELIRRFETTTASLHDSQVDLSEKGEVVYRDKGYFGAIAKGFAATMQRAVRGHPLGIMDILRNERISVKRVPCERVYAVTKEIFKTRKVLVTTVERVNAKMLMTAFCFNLHQLRTLKTKGVI, encoded by the coding sequence ATGGATTCTTTTACTGATTTTGCCTTAAATGAAGAATATAAGCGTCTCCAATCTGTCGGAGATAAGCTTGCTGAAATTGAATATTTAGTAGATTGGAAGCCTTTTCGCCCTATTCTGGAGTCAATGTACATAAACAGAACAGCTTCAGGCGGACGGCCTGAAGCTGATGTTATTGTAATGTTCAAGATGCTTGTTCTGCAACAATGGCATGGTCTTTCTGATGCTGAGCTTGAAAAGCAGTGTATTGACAGGATATCCTTTAGGAAATTCCTGGGATTTCCTGAATATGTACCAGACAGTACAACTGTCTGGTCATTCAGGAAGAGAATTATCGACAATGGTAAAGAAAAAGCGGTGTGGGATGAAATGCAGAATCAGCTTGATGCTCTTGGTTTGAAGATTAAAAAAGGAATGATCCAGGATGCAACTTTTATTCACTCAGATCCAGGACATGCAAAAGCAGATGTACTCAGAGGAAAAGATGCGAAAACAAGAAGAAGCAAAGATGGAACCTGGACTAAGAAAAATGGTAAATCTCACTTTGGATACAAACTTCATACAATTATTGATAAGGATTATGAACTAATCAGAAGATTTGAGACAACAACTGCATCACTTCACGATTCACAGGTTGATCTGTCTGAAAAGGGTGAAGTGGTGTATAGAGATAAAGGATATTTTGGAGCAATAGCAAAAGGTTTTGCAGCAACAATGCAACGAGCTGTAAGAGGACATCCTTTAGGAATAATGGATATCCTCAGAAATGAAAGAATAAGTGTGAAAAGAGTCCCTTGCGAAAGAGTGTATGCAGTGACAAAAGAAATATTTAAAACCAGAAAGGTTCTTGTTACAACTGTAGAAAGAGTGAATGCAAAAATGTTGATGACAGCTTTTTGTTTTAATCTGCATCAATTGAGGACACTAAAAACCAAAGGAGTAATTTAG
- a CDS encoding PAS domain S-box protein encodes MQLYDIMGKPGKLLKVGTMGQTGASGFKMLSHLALALLVISILAFFGHISIAKNVMLARLQNFIGQVGYVQKSGDLSSRITIDGNDDINLIADNINDMFGSLQEKEGNYRSLFEQSNDAIMIFDSNGLVLDANGRTSELLGYEKSILQGQHIAYLSPKGYAPVALDVFKETLKKGSVHSEVKMKLFDGNVIDADVSSSVIDKEKNTVQAIVRDVTEKKRSEKALLDAKMAAEIASRTKSEFISIMSHELRTPLTSIIGFSDILLEGMTGDLTEKQDAYLKNISSSGKCLLDIINNILDISKIESDGVELDFEIFNVSAVFEEIGDIIMPLTAKKNLSLNMHNDSKLSVINADRQVFKQIIYNLISNAIKFTPEGGNIAVNAELHDNIAKFSVKDNGPGIAKEDYDRGFR; translated from the coding sequence GTGCAGTTATATGATATCATGGGTAAGCCTGGTAAATTACTCAAGGTCGGTACAATGGGACAAACCGGTGCATCAGGGTTTAAGATGTTATCACATTTGGCCCTTGCATTATTAGTCATAAGCATTCTTGCTTTCTTTGGTCACATATCCATAGCAAAGAACGTGATGCTTGCAAGATTACAAAATTTTATTGGTCAGGTAGGGTATGTACAGAAAAGTGGTGATCTCTCTTCCAGAATAACAATAGATGGTAACGACGACATAAACTTGATCGCTGATAACATAAACGATATGTTTGGATCACTTCAGGAAAAAGAAGGAAATTATCGTTCCCTTTTCGAACAATCAAATGATGCCATTATGATCTTTGATTCAAATGGTTTAGTTCTTGATGCCAATGGTCGAACTTCCGAATTACTTGGATACGAAAAATCCATATTACAGGGACAGCATATTGCTTATTTATCTCCCAAGGGCTATGCTCCCGTTGCACTGGATGTTTTTAAGGAAACACTCAAAAAAGGCTCTGTTCATTCAGAGGTCAAGATGAAACTTTTCGATGGCAATGTAATCGATGCAGATGTAAGCTCTTCGGTGATTGACAAGGAAAAAAACACAGTCCAGGCAATTGTACGTGATGTAACTGAAAAGAAGCGTTCAGAGAAAGCCTTGCTGGACGCAAAGATGGCAGCTGAAATAGCCAGTCGCACAAAAAGCGAATTTATTTCCATTATGAGTCATGAGTTGAGAACACCACTGACTTCTATCATAGGCTTCTCGGATATTCTGCTTGAAGGAATGACAGGAGACCTGACTGAAAAGCAGGATGCATATCTCAAAAATATATCTTCCAGTGGAAAGTGCTTGCTCGATATCATAAATAATATCCTTGATATATCGAAAATTGAATCAGACGGTGTGGAATTGGACTTTGAGATATTCAATGTTTCCGCAGTATTTGAGGAAATAGGGGATATTATAATGCCACTTACTGCAAAGAAAAATCTTTCGCTGAACATGCATAATGATAGCAAACTTTCGGTAATAAATGCTGACAGGCAGGTATTCAAACAGATTATTTACAATCTGATAAGCAATGCCATTAAGTTCACACCAGAAGGGGGTAATATCGCTGTCAATGCAGAATTACATGACAATATAGCAAAGTTCTCAGTAAAGGATAATGGACCTGGTATAGCAAAAGAAGATTATGATAGAGGATTTCGATAA
- a CDS encoding ATP-binding protein, protein MEFYVENIIIADLLNDVMKIASSLASKKNIILISNIDPQLVSIKADRKKLKQVLLNLLSNAIKFTPEHGKVTIEAKRDVENVRFEVKDTGIGISKKDQALLFHEFTQIDSAQNREYEGTGLGLALTRRFVEMHGGNVWVESKVGKGSNFYFEVPLA, encoded by the coding sequence ATGGAATTTTATGTTGAAAATATAATAATCGCTGACCTTCTGAATGATGTCATGAAAATAGCTTCTTCACTTGCATCAAAAAAGAACATAATTCTGATATCCAACATTGATCCACAATTGGTTTCAATCAAAGCCGATAGAAAAAAGCTCAAGCAGGTTCTTTTAAACCTTTTGAGCAACGCCATAAAGTTCACTCCAGAACATGGCAAGGTGACAATCGAGGCAAAAAGGGATGTTGAAAATGTCCGGTTTGAAGTAAAGGACACAGGAATTGGAATATCTAAGAAAGATCAGGCTCTTCTATTTCATGAATTCACTCAGATTGATTCTGCCCAGAATCGTGAGTATGAAGGAACTGGGCTAGGACTTGCCCTGACAAGAAGGTTCGTGGAAATGCATGGGGGCAATGTCTGGGTGGAGAGTAAAGTGGGGAAAGGTTCAAATTTCTATTTTGAGGTTCCTTTGGCTTAA
- the sppA gene encoding signal peptide peptidase SppA gives MFTYILQPGWNPEMNEDNSDKKTEDDVEYHRYPYSYEEDHMGDIQNSAESDDAKSEVVDTEETPVANEAAEKTAEVDSYQTAANNITNDTPVNKVPVEGKKEETEYEQEKTTNATTSYTSPSRETPVVKKKSRKWQYITIVAVLVFIIGASFALIYQSFNGDLYSSNDKVAVIYVQGTLITSSIPGGLGYVSSEEISDNIRRALRDDHVKAIVLRVNSGGGSSTAGEEVYTEVKKASDSGIPVIISMGDVAASAAYHLSAPADLIVANPSTMTGSIGTIWTFQNLSAFYDEEGVEFYIVKSGEFKDMGGAWRGLSDDEKEYANKVVAEVYGNFVRDVAEGRDMSTSEVKGLADGRIYTGRQAKDLGLVDEFGNLYDAIDIAAEMGEIEGDPTIVYMNKPSISSLLFGSESEGTVTAEEFLRYYEESPYGQIS, from the coding sequence ATGTTCACATACATTTTACAACCGGGATGGAATCCAGAGATGAACGAAGATAATTCAGATAAAAAAACAGAGGATGATGTCGAATATCATCGTTACCCGTATAGTTATGAAGAGGACCACATGGGTGACATCCAGAACAGTGCTGAATCTGATGATGCAAAATCAGAAGTCGTAGATACAGAGGAAACTCCTGTAGCAAACGAAGCTGCAGAGAAAACTGCCGAAGTTGATAGTTACCAAACTGCAGCAAACAACATAACTAACGATACACCTGTTAACAAAGTACCAGTTGAAGGAAAGAAAGAGGAAACTGAGTATGAACAGGAAAAAACAACAAATGCAACAACAAGTTATACCAGCCCATCCCGGGAAACTCCTGTTGTTAAGAAGAAAAGCCGCAAATGGCAATATATTACCATTGTTGCCGTTCTTGTGTTCATCATTGGTGCAAGCTTTGCACTCATTTACCAGAGCTTTAACGGTGACCTTTACTCTTCAAATGACAAGGTAGCTGTTATCTACGTTCAGGGAACTCTTATTACAAGCAGCATACCAGGCGGACTTGGTTATGTGAGCTCTGAAGAGATATCAGACAACATTAGAAGAGCTCTCAGGGATGATCATGTAAAAGCCATTGTCCTGAGAGTAAATAGTGGAGGAGGGTCCTCCACTGCAGGAGAAGAGGTATATACCGAGGTCAAAAAAGCGAGTGATAGTGGAATACCTGTTATAATCTCAATGGGAGATGTGGCAGCAAGTGCAGCCTATCACCTGTCAGCACCTGCAGACCTTATAGTTGCTAACCCTTCAACCATGACCGGAAGCATAGGAACCATATGGACATTCCAGAACCTTTCTGCATTCTATGATGAAGAAGGAGTTGAATTCTACATAGTAAAATCCGGAGAATTCAAGGATATGGGAGGAGCATGGAGAGGTCTCTCAGATGATGAAAAGGAATATGCCAACAAGGTTGTTGCAGAAGTTTACGGAAACTTTGTAAGGGATGTGGCAGAAGGCAGGGATATGAGCACCAGTGAGGTAAAAGGCCTTGCAGATGGCAGGATATACACCGGAAGGCAAGCAAAGGATCTGGGTCTTGTGGATGAATTCGGCAACCTTTATGACGCAATTGACATAGCAGCAGAGATGGGAGAGATCGAAGGTGATCCAACTATCGTTTACATGAACAAACCATCCATTTCAAGCCTGCTCTTTGGTTCAGAGTCCGAAGGAACGGTCACTGCAGAAGAATTCCTTCGTTACTATGAAGAAAGTCCCTACGGTCAGATAAGCTGA